The following proteins come from a genomic window of Microbacterium sp. JZ31:
- a CDS encoding flavin monoamine oxidase family protein produces MTADPTLEDPSADEGFLTGPGEPAGVTMFGPDFPFPFDDWISHPAGIGSLPAESHGREVAIIGAGLAGMVAAYELMSLGLKPVIYEPTRIGGRLRTHRFEGGDGAIAELGGMRFPRSGAAFFHYADLLGLTHRPFPNPLTDAAGSTVIDLWGETHYARTLDDLPAFYREVSDAWDAALEEIGFRALQDAIRRRDAAGLKRLWDELVRTWDDRTFYDFIASSEAFSRLTFRHREAFGQVGFGTGGWDSDFPNSMLEILRVAVLECDTDQRLIEGGVEQLPRGLWDLPVRPGSPWPAGTTLAALHGGATLPAASAICRGEDGSFEVRDRWGTTRTHDAVVATCQSWLLTTEIDCDESLFSQDMWMALDRTRYMQSTKTFVMVDEPFWKRIDPATGRDTMSMTLTDRLTRGTYLFDNGPGRPAVICLSYSWMSDSLKMLPHSVDRRVDLALGALAKIYPDVDIRSHIVGDPVTVTWEDDPYFLGAFKGALPGHYRYNHRMYTHFMQEGAPADERGIFIAGDDVSFTPAWAEGAVQTALNAVWGVMRHFGGASAPDNPGPGDRFAELAPVALPE; encoded by the coding sequence ATGACCGCCGATCCGACGCTCGAGGACCCGTCCGCCGACGAGGGCTTCCTGACCGGGCCCGGCGAGCCGGCCGGCGTCACGATGTTCGGGCCCGACTTCCCGTTCCCCTTCGACGACTGGATCTCGCACCCCGCGGGGATCGGATCCCTCCCGGCGGAGAGTCACGGCCGCGAGGTCGCGATCATCGGCGCGGGGCTGGCGGGCATGGTTGCGGCGTACGAGCTGATGAGTCTCGGACTCAAGCCGGTCATCTACGAGCCCACGCGGATCGGCGGCCGGCTGCGCACCCACCGCTTCGAGGGCGGTGACGGCGCGATCGCCGAGCTGGGAGGCATGCGCTTCCCGCGATCGGGTGCGGCGTTCTTCCACTACGCCGATCTGCTCGGGCTGACCCATCGGCCGTTCCCCAACCCGCTCACCGACGCGGCGGGCAGCACCGTGATCGACCTGTGGGGTGAGACCCACTACGCGCGCACGCTCGACGACCTGCCTGCGTTCTACCGCGAGGTGTCCGATGCGTGGGATGCGGCGCTCGAGGAGATCGGGTTCCGCGCGCTGCAGGATGCCATCCGACGCCGCGACGCCGCGGGGCTGAAGCGGCTGTGGGACGAGCTCGTGCGGACGTGGGACGATCGGACGTTCTACGACTTCATCGCGAGCTCCGAGGCCTTCTCGCGGCTGACGTTCCGGCACCGCGAGGCGTTCGGGCAGGTCGGGTTCGGCACGGGCGGCTGGGACTCGGACTTCCCGAACTCGATGCTCGAGATCCTGCGCGTCGCCGTGCTCGAGTGCGACACCGACCAGCGCCTGATCGAAGGCGGGGTCGAGCAGCTTCCGCGCGGGCTGTGGGACCTGCCGGTGCGACCGGGCAGCCCGTGGCCCGCGGGCACGACGCTCGCGGCCCTGCACGGCGGCGCGACGCTGCCCGCGGCCTCCGCGATCTGCCGCGGCGAGGACGGATCCTTCGAGGTGCGCGACCGCTGGGGAACCACCCGCACGCACGACGCGGTCGTCGCGACCTGCCAGAGCTGGCTGCTCACGACCGAGATCGACTGCGACGAGAGCCTGTTCTCGCAGGACATGTGGATGGCGCTGGATCGCACGCGCTACATGCAGTCGACGAAGACGTTCGTGATGGTGGACGAGCCGTTCTGGAAGCGGATCGACCCCGCGACCGGCCGCGACACCATGAGCATGACGCTCACCGACCGCCTCACGCGCGGCACCTACCTGTTCGACAACGGGCCGGGCAGGCCCGCGGTGATCTGCCTGTCGTACTCGTGGATGTCGGACTCGCTGAAGATGCTGCCGCACTCGGTCGACCGCCGCGTCGACCTCGCCCTCGGCGCGCTCGCGAAGATCTACCCCGACGTCGACATCCGCAGCCACATCGTGGGCGATCCGGTCACGGTCACGTGGGAGGACGATCCGTACTTCCTCGGGGCGTTCAAGGGCGCGCTGCCCGGGCACTACCGCTACAACCACCGGATGTACACGCACTTCATGCAGGAGGGCGCACCGGCCGACGAGCGCGGGATCTTCATCGCGGGCGACGACGTCTCGTTCACGCCGGCGTGGGCGGAGGGTGCGGTGCAGACGGCGCTCAACGCGGTGTGGGGCGTGATGCGCCACTTCGGCGGCGCGTCCGCCCCGGACAACCCCGGACCGGGCGACCGGTTCGCCGAGCTCGCGCCGGTCGCGCTGCCGGAGTAG
- a CDS encoding nitrilase-related carbon-nitrogen hydrolase encodes MLRLAVWQCPSSPRDVAGNLARLADAAARAAAGGADVLVTPEMFVTGYDIGPVAGMAPDGEVFDAVASMTLESGVAIAYGYPELLPDGRVANAVQLVDDGRVVGAYRKTHMFGELDASRFAPGSDFPVFELRGHRVGLLICYDVEFPETVRALALAGASVVLAPTANMVPYELVSTVLVRARAYENGITVAYANYCGTEGAQVYAGLSTICGPDGRVRALAAAEGEALLIADAAGDPAPYLRDRRHDVY; translated from the coding sequence ATGCTGCGGCTCGCGGTGTGGCAGTGCCCCTCGTCGCCGCGCGACGTGGCTGGCAACCTCGCGCGACTCGCGGACGCGGCCGCACGCGCCGCGGCGGGCGGGGCGGATGTCCTCGTGACACCCGAGATGTTCGTGACCGGGTACGACATCGGCCCCGTCGCGGGGATGGCGCCGGACGGGGAGGTCTTCGATGCCGTCGCGTCGATGACTCTCGAGAGCGGCGTGGCGATCGCGTACGGCTATCCCGAGCTGCTGCCGGACGGACGGGTCGCCAACGCGGTGCAGCTCGTCGACGACGGCCGTGTTGTGGGGGCGTACCGCAAGACGCACATGTTCGGCGAGCTCGACGCGTCGCGCTTCGCGCCCGGGTCCGACTTCCCGGTCTTCGAGCTGCGCGGGCACCGCGTGGGGCTGCTGATCTGCTACGACGTCGAGTTCCCCGAGACGGTGCGTGCGCTCGCGCTCGCCGGGGCCTCGGTCGTGCTCGCGCCGACGGCGAACATGGTGCCGTACGAGCTGGTGTCCACCGTGCTGGTGCGCGCGCGGGCCTACGAGAACGGGATCACCGTCGCGTACGCCAACTACTGCGGCACCGAGGGCGCGCAGGTGTACGCCGGTCTCAGCACGATCTGCGGCCCGGACGGGAGGGTGCGGGCGCTCGCCGCGGCCGAGGGGGAGGCGCTGCTCATCGCCGACGCCGCCGGCGACCCTGCCCCGTACCTGCGGGATCGGCGGCACGACGTCTACTGA
- a CDS encoding acyl-CoA dehydrogenase family protein, which yields MTGPTDLLDLDDLLTEQELATRDAVRGFVDAHIRPNIAQWYDKAHFPTEIIPELGRLGLLGMIYEGYGCPGRGAVEYGLAALELEAGDSGLRTFVSVQGSLAMSAIHKFGSEEQKSEYLPRMARGELVGCFGLTEPTAGSDPGSMKTFARHDGDDWVIDGAKRWIGLASIAGVAVIWAMTDDGVRGFIVPTETPGFTATPIEPKMSMRASIQCDITLEGVRLPASAQLPEARGLKAPFSCLNEARYGIAWGVLGAARDSYLTALAYAQERIQFGRPIASFQLTQAKLADMAVKITQGQLVALRLGRLKEAGKIQPHHISVGKLANTRDAIAIAREARSILGGNGVSAEYSPLRHANNLESVRTYEGTDEVHTLVLGRHITGLEAFR from the coding sequence ATGACCGGCCCCACCGACCTGCTCGACCTCGACGACCTGCTGACCGAGCAGGAGCTCGCGACCCGCGACGCCGTCCGAGGCTTCGTCGATGCGCACATCCGCCCCAACATCGCGCAGTGGTACGACAAGGCGCACTTCCCGACGGAGATCATCCCCGAGCTCGGCCGTCTGGGCCTGCTCGGCATGATCTACGAGGGCTATGGCTGCCCCGGTCGCGGCGCCGTCGAGTACGGCCTCGCGGCGCTCGAGCTCGAGGCGGGCGACTCCGGCCTGCGCACCTTCGTGTCGGTGCAGGGCTCGCTCGCCATGTCGGCGATCCACAAGTTCGGCTCCGAGGAGCAGAAGAGCGAGTACCTGCCGCGCATGGCGCGCGGCGAGCTCGTCGGCTGCTTCGGTCTGACCGAGCCGACCGCGGGATCCGACCCCGGCAGCATGAAGACCTTCGCGCGCCACGACGGCGACGACTGGGTGATCGACGGCGCCAAGCGCTGGATCGGCCTCGCCTCCATCGCGGGCGTCGCCGTGATCTGGGCGATGACGGATGACGGCGTGCGCGGCTTCATCGTCCCGACGGAGACCCCCGGCTTCACGGCGACGCCGATCGAGCCGAAGATGTCGATGCGCGCGTCGATCCAGTGCGACATCACCCTCGAGGGCGTGCGCCTTCCCGCGTCGGCGCAGCTGCCCGAGGCGCGCGGCCTCAAGGCGCCGTTCTCCTGCCTGAACGAAGCGCGCTACGGCATCGCATGGGGCGTGCTCGGCGCGGCGCGCGACAGCTACCTCACGGCGCTCGCCTACGCGCAGGAGCGCATCCAGTTCGGCCGCCCGATCGCGTCGTTCCAGCTCACGCAGGCCAAGCTCGCCGACATGGCCGTCAAGATCACGCAGGGGCAGCTGGTCGCGCTGCGCCTGGGCCGTCTCAAGGAGGCCGGGAAGATCCAGCCTCACCACATCTCCGTCGGCAAGCTCGCCAACACGCGCGACGCGATCGCGATCGCCCGCGAGGCGCGCTCGATCCTCGGCGGCAACGGCGTCTCGGCCGAATACTCGCCGCTGCGTCACGCCAACAACCTCGAGTCGGTGCGCACCTACGAGGGCACGGACGAGGTGCACACCCTCGTCCTCGGCCGTCACATCACGGGGCTCGAGGCCTTCCGCTGA